One genomic region from Enterobacter hormaechei ATCC 49162 encodes:
- the narX gene encoding nitrate/nitrite two-component system sensor histidine kinase NarX — MLKRCLSPLTLVNQLALIVLLSTAIGVTGMAISGWLVQGVQGNAHAINEAGSLRMQSYRLLASVPLTQADQSLIDEMERTAFSPELERAAIRDGQQLQLKALQGYWHTQLEPGLKRAKDRETVAQDVAGFVSRIDHLVSSFDRTTELRIDRVVMVHRAMALFMGLLLIFTVIWLRARLLNPWKQLLAMARAVTQRDFTQRTHISGRNEMAMLGEALNTMSAELSESYAVLEKRVQEKTAGLEQKNEILSFLWQANRRLHMQVPLCERLSPVLNGLQNLTLLHDLELRVYDIEDEENHQEFTCQSDISCDDKGCHLCPRGLPPLTTSGTTLKWRLMDAHTQYGILLATLPAGRHLSHDQQQLVDTLVEQLTATLALDRHQEKQQQLIVMEERATIARELHDSIAQSLSCMKMQVSCLQMQDEGMPESNKALLSQIRNELNTSWIQLRELLTTFRLQLTEPGLRPALESSCQEFSARLGFPVKLDYQLPPRFVPSHQAIHLLQIAREALSNVLKHAEATAVTVTVSCQDNQVKLRVQDNGRGVPENAERTNHYGLIIMRDRAQSLRGDCQVRRGESGGTEVVVTFIPEKPLITAQGENHD, encoded by the coding sequence ATGTTAAAAAGATGTTTATCCCCGCTGACGCTGGTTAACCAGCTGGCGCTCATTGTTCTGCTGTCCACCGCAATTGGTGTGACCGGCATGGCTATTTCTGGCTGGCTGGTACAGGGTGTACAGGGTAATGCGCATGCCATCAACGAGGCAGGCTCGTTACGTATGCAGAGTTACCGGCTGCTGGCGTCGGTGCCGCTGACGCAGGCTGACCAATCGCTTATCGACGAAATGGAGCGTACCGCATTCAGCCCTGAGCTGGAAAGAGCCGCGATCCGTGACGGTCAGCAGTTGCAGCTTAAGGCGCTTCAGGGCTACTGGCATACCCAGCTGGAGCCCGGGTTAAAGCGGGCGAAAGATCGGGAAACGGTCGCCCAGGATGTCGCCGGGTTTGTGTCACGTATCGATCATCTTGTCTCCTCGTTCGATCGCACCACAGAGTTACGCATTGACCGTGTGGTGATGGTTCACCGCGCAATGGCGCTGTTTATGGGCTTACTGCTAATTTTCACGGTGATCTGGCTGCGCGCACGGTTGCTTAATCCCTGGAAACAACTGCTGGCAATGGCCCGCGCCGTCACCCAGCGCGATTTTACCCAACGCACGCACATCAGCGGACGCAACGAAATGGCGATGCTCGGCGAGGCGCTCAATACCATGTCGGCGGAGCTATCAGAAAGCTACGCGGTACTGGAAAAACGCGTCCAGGAGAAAACCGCCGGGCTTGAGCAGAAAAACGAGATCCTCTCTTTCCTGTGGCAGGCGAACCGCCGCCTGCATATGCAGGTCCCGCTTTGCGAGCGTCTCTCACCGGTACTGAACGGCCTGCAAAACCTGACGCTGCTCCACGATCTTGAGCTACGGGTTTACGACATCGAAGATGAGGAAAACCACCAGGAATTTACCTGCCAGTCGGATATCTCCTGCGACGATAAAGGGTGTCATCTGTGCCCGCGCGGGTTGCCTCCGCTCACCACCAGCGGCACAACCCTGAAGTGGCGGCTGATGGACGCCCACACCCAGTACGGTATTTTACTGGCAACCTTGCCTGCGGGGCGCCATCTCAGCCACGACCAGCAGCAGCTGGTGGATACGCTGGTTGAGCAGCTCACGGCCACGCTGGCGCTCGACCGTCACCAGGAAAAACAGCAGCAGTTGATCGTCATGGAGGAGCGCGCCACCATCGCCCGCGAGCTGCATGACTCCATTGCCCAGTCTCTCTCCTGCATGAAGATGCAGGTGAGCTGCCTGCAAATGCAGGACGAAGGGATGCCCGAAAGCAACAAAGCGTTGCTCAGCCAAATCCGCAACGAACTGAACACCTCGTGGATACAGCTTCGCGAGCTGCTGACCACCTTCCGTTTGCAGCTCACCGAGCCGGGGCTGCGCCCTGCGCTGGAATCCAGCTGTCAGGAATTTAGCGCCCGGCTGGGCTTCCCGGTGAAGCTGGATTACCAGCTTCCACCGCGTTTTGTCCCCTCTCACCAGGCGATCCATTTGCTGCAAATTGCCCGTGAAGCCCTGAGCAACGTGCTCAAGCATGCCGAAGCGACGGCCGTCACGGTGACCGTCAGTTGCCAGGACAATCAGGTCAAGCTCAGGGTTCAGGATAACGGCCGCGGCGTGCCGGAAAATGCCGAACGAACGAACCACTATGGTTTAATTATCATGCGAGACCGCGCGCAAAGCCTGCGCGGTGATTGCCAGGTTCGCCGGGGAGAGTCAGGTGGCACCGAAGTCGTGGTCACCTTTATACCCGAAAAGCCCCTCATAACTGCTCAAGGAGAAAACCATGACTAA
- a CDS encoding nitrate reductase subunit alpha, producing MSKFLDRFRYFKQKGETFADGHGQVLDTNRDWEDGYRQRWQHDKVVRSTHGVNCTGSCSWKIFVKNGLVTWEMQQTDYPRTRPDMPNHEPRGCPRGASYSWYLYSANRLKYPLMRKRLMKMWREAKVQHSDPVDAWASIIEDADKAKSFKQARGRGGFVRSSWKEVNELIAASNVYTVKTYGPDRVAGFSPIPAMSMVSYASGARYLSLIGGTCLSFYDWYCDLPPASPQTWGEQTDVPESADWYNSSYIIAWGSNVPQTRTPDAHFFTEVRYKGTKTVAVTPDYAEIAKLCDLWLAPKQGTDAAMALAMGHVMLREFHLDKPSQYFTDYVRRYTDMPMLVMLEERDGYYAAGRMLRAADLVDALGQENNPEWKTVACNSNGELVAPNGSIGFRWGEKGKWNLEQRNGTTGEETELRLSMLGSQDEIADVGFPYFGGEGSEHFNKVELQNVLMHKLPVKRLQLADGSTALVTTVYDLTMANYGLERGLNDENCATSYDDVKAYTPAWAEQITGVPRAQITRIAREFGENADKTHGRSMIIVGAGLNHWYHLDMNYRGLINMLIFCGCVGQSGGGWAHYVGQEKLRPQTGWQPLAFALDWQRPARHMNSTSYFYNHSSQWRYETVTAQELLSPMADKSRYSGHLIDFNVRAERMGWLPSAPQLGTNPLRIAEAAKQAGMSPVDYTVKSLKDGSIRFAAEQPENGKNHPRNLFIWRSNLLGSSGKGHEYMLKYLLGTENGIQGKDLGKQGGVKPEEVEWKDNGLDGKLDLVVTLDFRLSSTCLYSDIVLPTATWYEKDDMNTSDMHPFIHPLSAAVDPAWESKSDWEIYKDIAKKFSEVCVGHLGKETDVVTLPIQHDSAAELAQPLDVKDWKKGECDLIPGVTAPHIIPVERDYPATYERFTSIGPLMEKIGNGGKGIAWNTQSEMDLLRKLNYTKADGPAKGQPMLNTAIDAAEMILTLAPETNGHVAVKAWAALSEFTGRDHTHLAKNKEEEKIRFRDIQAQPRKIISSPTWSGLEDEHVSYNAGYTNVHELIPWRTLSGRQSLYQDHQWMRDFGESLLVYRPPIDTRSVKAVMGAKSNGNPEKALNFLTPHQKWGIHSTYSDNLLMLTLSRGGPIVWMSEADAKDLGIEDNDWIEVFNSNGALTARAVVSQRVPAGMTMMYHAQERIVNLPGSEITEQRGGIHNSVTRITPKPTHMIGGYAQLAYGFNYYGTVGSNRDEFVVVRKMKNINWLDGEGNDQVQESVK from the coding sequence ATGAGCAAATTTTTGGACCGGTTTCGCTACTTCAAACAGAAGGGTGAAACTTTTGCCGATGGGCACGGCCAGGTTCTGGATACCAACCGGGACTGGGAAGACGGTTACCGTCAACGCTGGCAGCATGACAAAGTTGTCCGTTCTACCCACGGCGTAAACTGCACTGGCTCATGTAGCTGGAAGATTTTCGTTAAAAACGGTCTGGTGACCTGGGAAATGCAGCAGACCGACTATCCGCGTACCCGTCCGGATATGCCGAACCATGAACCGCGCGGCTGCCCGCGTGGGGCCAGCTACTCCTGGTATCTCTATAGCGCCAACCGTCTGAAATACCCGCTGATGCGTAAACGCCTGATGAAAATGTGGCGCGAAGCGAAGGTACAGCACAGCGATCCGGTTGATGCCTGGGCCTCCATCATTGAAGATGCCGACAAAGCGAAAAGCTTTAAGCAGGCGCGTGGTCGCGGTGGCTTCGTTCGCTCTTCCTGGAAAGAGGTGAACGAGCTGATTGCGGCCTCCAACGTCTACACCGTGAAAACTTACGGTCCTGACCGCGTGGCAGGCTTCTCGCCAATCCCGGCGATGTCGATGGTCTCTTACGCCTCCGGCGCGCGCTATCTTTCGCTTATCGGCGGGACCTGCCTGAGCTTCTACGACTGGTACTGTGACCTGCCGCCTGCGTCGCCACAAACCTGGGGCGAACAGACAGATGTGCCGGAGTCCGCCGACTGGTACAACTCCAGCTACATCATCGCCTGGGGCTCAAACGTTCCGCAGACCCGTACCCCGGACGCGCACTTCTTCACCGAAGTCCGTTACAAAGGGACCAAAACCGTCGCGGTGACCCCGGACTACGCCGAAATCGCCAAACTGTGCGACCTGTGGCTGGCACCGAAACAGGGTACCGATGCCGCAATGGCGCTGGCGATGGGCCACGTCATGCTGCGTGAATTCCATCTCGACAAGCCAAGCCAGTACTTCACCGATTACGTGCGCCGCTACACCGACATGCCAATGCTGGTGATGCTTGAAGAGCGTGACGGCTATTATGCGGCGGGCCGTATGTTGCGTGCCGCGGATCTGGTGGACGCGCTGGGTCAGGAAAATAACCCTGAGTGGAAAACGGTCGCCTGCAACAGCAACGGCGAGCTGGTGGCGCCAAACGGTTCTATCGGTTTCCGCTGGGGCGAAAAAGGCAAATGGAACCTGGAACAGCGTAACGGCACCACCGGTGAAGAGACGGAACTTCGCCTCAGCATGCTGGGCAGCCAGGACGAGATCGCCGATGTCGGCTTCCCGTACTTTGGTGGCGAAGGTTCCGAGCACTTCAACAAGGTTGAGCTGCAAAACGTTCTGATGCACAAACTGCCGGTGAAGCGCCTGCAACTGGCCGATGGTTCTACCGCTCTGGTCACCACGGTCTATGACCTGACCATGGCGAACTACGGCCTGGAGCGCGGTCTGAACGACGAAAACTGCGCGACCAGCTATGACGACGTGAAGGCTTACACCCCGGCCTGGGCGGAGCAGATCACCGGTGTGCCACGCGCCCAGATCACCCGTATCGCCCGCGAATTTGGGGAAAACGCCGACAAAACCCATGGTCGCTCCATGATCATCGTCGGTGCCGGTCTGAACCACTGGTATCACCTCGATATGAACTATCGCGGGCTGATCAACATGCTGATCTTCTGCGGCTGCGTCGGTCAGAGCGGCGGCGGCTGGGCGCACTACGTGGGCCAGGAAAAACTGCGTCCGCAGACCGGCTGGCAGCCGCTGGCGTTTGCCCTCGACTGGCAGCGTCCGGCACGTCACATGAACAGCACCTCCTACTTCTATAACCACTCCAGCCAGTGGCGCTACGAGACGGTCACCGCGCAGGAGCTGCTGTCGCCGATGGCGGATAAATCACGCTACAGCGGCCACCTGATTGACTTCAACGTGCGCGCTGAACGCATGGGCTGGCTGCCGTCTGCGCCGCAGCTGGGCACTAACCCGCTGCGCATTGCGGAAGCGGCGAAGCAAGCGGGCATGTCGCCGGTGGACTACACCGTTAAATCCCTCAAAGACGGCTCCATCCGCTTCGCGGCAGAACAGCCGGAGAACGGTAAAAACCATCCGCGTAACCTGTTCATCTGGCGCTCCAACCTGCTGGGCTCGTCCGGTAAAGGGCACGAGTACATGCTGAAATACCTGCTGGGTACCGAGAACGGTATTCAGGGTAAAGATCTCGGCAAGCAGGGCGGCGTGAAGCCGGAAGAGGTGGAATGGAAAGATAACGGTCTCGACGGCAAGCTGGATCTGGTGGTGACGCTGGACTTCCGTCTGTCCAGTACCTGCCTGTACTCCGACATCGTGCTGCCGACTGCTACCTGGTACGAAAAAGACGACATGAATACCTCGGATATGCATCCGTTTATTCATCCGCTGTCCGCGGCCGTTGACCCGGCGTGGGAATCAAAGAGCGACTGGGAAATCTATAAAGACATCGCGAAGAAATTCTCCGAAGTCTGCGTAGGTCACCTGGGCAAAGAGACCGACGTGGTGACGCTGCCCATCCAGCACGACTCCGCTGCCGAACTGGCGCAGCCGCTGGACGTGAAGGACTGGAAAAAAGGCGAGTGCGACCTGATCCCGGGTGTGACCGCACCGCACATTATTCCGGTTGAACGTGATTACCCGGCAACCTACGAGCGCTTTACCTCTATCGGTCCGCTGATGGAGAAAATCGGTAACGGCGGCAAAGGCATCGCCTGGAACACCCAGAGCGAAATGGACCTGCTGCGCAAGCTCAATTACACCAAAGCAGACGGCCCGGCCAAAGGCCAGCCAATGCTGAACACGGCGATTGATGCCGCAGAGATGATCCTGACCCTGGCCCCGGAAACCAACGGCCACGTGGCGGTGAAAGCCTGGGCGGCGTTGAGTGAATTTACCGGTCGTGACCACACGCATCTGGCGAAGAATAAAGAGGAAGAGAAAATCCGCTTCCGCGATATTCAGGCCCAGCCGCGCAAAATCATCTCCAGCCCGACCTGGTCAGGGCTTGAAGATGAGCATGTGTCTTACAACGCCGGTTATACCAACGTTCACGAGCTGATCCCATGGCGCACCCTTTCTGGCCGTCAGTCTCTGTATCAGGATCACCAGTGGATGCGTGACTTCGGCGAAAGCCTGCTGGTTTACCGTCCGCCAATTGACACCCGCTCCGTGAAAGCGGTGATGGGGGCGAAATCGAACGGTAATCCTGAGAAGGCGCTGAACTTCCTGACGCCGCACCAGAAGTGGGGTATCCACTCCACCTACAGCGACAACCTGCTGATGCTGACCCTGTCGCGCGGCGGTCCGATTGTCTGGATGAGCGAAGCAGATGCGAAAGATCTGGGTATCGAAGATAACGACTGGATCGAAGTGTTCAACAGCAACGGTGCCCTGACGGCCCGTGCGGTGGTGAGCCAGCGTGTCCCGGCCGGAATGACCATGATGTATCACGCGCAGGAACGTATCGTTAACCTGCCGGGGTCAGAGATCACCGAGCAGCGCGGCGGTATTCACAACTCCGTGACCCGTATTACGCCGAAGCCAACCCACATGATCGGTGGCTATGCGCAGCTGGCCTACGGCTTTAACTACTACGGCACCGTAGGATCGAACCGCGATGAGTTCGTGGTGGTACGTAAGATGAAGAATATTAACTGGTTAGATGGCGAAGGTAATGACCAGGTACAGGAGAGCGTAAAATGA
- the narH gene encoding nitrate reductase subunit beta, with amino-acid sequence MKIRSQVGMVLNLDKCIGCHTCSVTCKNVWTSREGMEYAWFNNVESKPGTGFPTDWENQEKWKGGWIRKINGKLQPRMGNRAMLLGKIFANPHLPGIDDYYEPFDYDYQNLHNAPESKHQPIARPRSLITGQRMDKITSGPNWEEILGGEFEKRAKDKNFENMQKAMYGQFENTFMMYLPRLCEHCLNPACVATCPSGAIYKREEDGIVLIDQDKCRGWRMCITGCPYKKIYFNWKSGKSEKCIFCYPRIEAGMPTVCSESCVGRIRYLGVLLYDADAIENAASTENEKDLYQRQLDVFLDPNDPKVIEQALKDGIPQSVIDAAQQSPVYKMAMDWKLALPLHPEYRTLPMVWYVPPLSPIQSAADAGELGSNGILPDVESLRIPVQYLANLLTAGDTQPVLLALKRMLAMRHFKRAETVDGVNDTRALEEVGLTEAQAQEMYRYLAIANYEDRFVVPSSHRELAREAFPEKSGCGFTFGDGCHGSDSKFNLFNSRRIDAMDVTSKTEPHQ; translated from the coding sequence ATGAAAATTCGTTCACAAGTCGGCATGGTGCTGAATCTGGATAAATGCATCGGCTGTCATACCTGCTCGGTCACCTGTAAAAACGTCTGGACCAGCCGCGAAGGTATGGAGTACGCCTGGTTCAACAACGTCGAAAGCAAGCCGGGCACCGGCTTCCCGACCGACTGGGAAAACCAGGAGAAGTGGAAGGGCGGCTGGATCCGTAAAATCAACGGCAAACTGCAACCGCGCATGGGTAACCGCGCCATGCTGCTCGGTAAAATCTTTGCTAACCCGCATCTGCCGGGCATTGATGATTACTACGAGCCGTTTGATTACGACTACCAGAACCTGCATAACGCGCCGGAAAGCAAACACCAGCCGATCGCCCGTCCTCGTTCGCTGATCACCGGTCAGCGGATGGACAAAATTACCAGCGGTCCAAACTGGGAAGAAATTCTGGGCGGCGAGTTCGAAAAACGCGCCAAAGACAAGAACTTCGAAAACATGCAGAAGGCGATGTACGGCCAGTTCGAAAACACCTTCATGATGTATCTGCCGCGCCTGTGCGAGCACTGCCTCAACCCGGCGTGCGTAGCGACCTGCCCAAGCGGCGCCATCTACAAGCGTGAAGAAGACGGTATCGTCCTGATCGACCAGGATAAGTGCCGCGGCTGGCGTATGTGCATTACCGGCTGCCCGTACAAGAAAATCTACTTCAACTGGAAGAGCGGTAAGTCTGAGAAGTGCATCTTCTGCTACCCGCGTATCGAAGCCGGTATGCCGACCGTCTGCTCGGAAAGCTGCGTAGGCCGTATCCGCTACCTTGGCGTGCTGCTGTACGACGCGGACGCGATTGAAAATGCCGCAAGCACCGAGAACGAGAAAGATCTGTATCAGCGCCAGCTGGACGTCTTCCTCGATCCGAACGATCCGAAGGTGATTGAGCAGGCGCTGAAAGACGGTATTCCGCAGAGCGTGATTGACGCAGCGCAGCAGTCCCCTGTGTACAAAATGGCGATGGACTGGAAGCTGGCCCTGCCGCTGCACCCGGAATACCGCACGCTGCCGATGGTCTGGTACGTGCCGCCGCTGTCTCCAATTCAGTCTGCGGCGGACGCGGGTGAACTGGGCAGCAACGGCATCCTGCCGGACGTTGAAAGCCTGCGTATCCCGGTTCAGTACCTGGCGAACCTGCTCACCGCAGGGGATACCCAGCCGGTGCTGCTGGCACTGAAACGTATGCTGGCGATGCGTCACTTCAAACGTGCAGAAACCGTTGATGGCGTTAACGATACTCGCGCGCTGGAAGAAGTTGGTCTGACCGAAGCGCAGGCGCAGGAGATGTACCGCTATCTGGCGATTGCTAACTATGAAGATCGTTTCGTGGTGCCGAGCAGCCACCGCGAGCTGGCTCGCGAGGCCTTCCCGGAGAAAAGCGGGTGTGGCTTTACCTTTGGCGATGGTTGCCACGGGTCAGACAGTAAATTCAACCTGTTCAACAGCCGCCGCATCGACGCGATGGATGTGACCAGCAAAACGGAGCCGCACCAATGA
- the narL gene encoding two-component system response regulator NarL yields MTNQEPASILLIDDHPMLRTGVKQLVSMAPDITVVGEASNGEQGIELAESLDPDLILLDLNMPGMNGLETLDKLREKSLSGRVVVFSVSNHEEDVVTALKRGADGYLLKDMEPEDLLKALQQAAAGEMVLSEALTPVLAASLRANRATSDRDVSQLTPRERDILKLIAQGLPNKMIARRLDITESTVKVHVKHMLKKMKLKSRVEAAVWVHQERIF; encoded by the coding sequence ATGACTAATCAGGAACCGGCATCTATCCTGTTGATTGACGATCATCCGATGCTGCGCACCGGCGTTAAACAGCTTGTCAGCATGGCGCCAGATATCACCGTCGTCGGGGAAGCCAGCAATGGCGAACAGGGTATTGAACTTGCCGAATCGCTCGATCCTGATTTGATCTTGCTCGATCTCAACATGCCGGGCATGAATGGCCTGGAAACCCTCGACAAGCTGCGGGAGAAATCCCTCTCTGGCCGGGTGGTGGTCTTTAGCGTTTCCAACCATGAAGAAGACGTGGTCACGGCCCTCAAGCGTGGGGCAGACGGCTATCTGCTGAAAGATATGGAGCCGGAAGATCTGCTCAAGGCGCTGCAACAGGCTGCCGCAGGCGAGATGGTGCTGAGTGAAGCGTTAACGCCGGTGCTGGCCGCCAGCCTGCGTGCGAACCGCGCCACGTCTGACCGTGACGTCAGCCAGTTGACCCCGCGCGAACGCGACATTCTGAAGCTGATTGCCCAGGGTCTGCCTAACAAAATGATCGCCCGACGTCTGGACATCACCGAGAGTACGGTCAAAGTGCATGTAAAACACATGCTGAAGAAAATGAAGCTAAAATCCCGCGTCGAAGCCGCCGTCTGGGTGCATCAGGAGCGCATTTTTTAA
- a CDS encoding NarK family nitrate/nitrite MFS transporter, with protein MSHSSAPERETGAVITDWRPEDPAFWQQRGHRVASRNLWISVPCLLLAFCVWMLFSAVAVNLPKVGFTFTTDQLFMLTALPSLSGALLRVPYAFMVPVFGGRRWTAFSTGIMIVPCVWLGFAVQDTSTPFSVFVIISLLCGFAGANFASSMANISFFFPKAKQGGALGINGGLGNMGVSVMQLIAPLAISVSIFAAFGGGGVTQPDGSVLFLQNASWIWVPFLVVFTLAAWFFMNDLSASKASLREQLPVLKRGHLWVMALLYLATFGSFIGFSAGFAMLSKTQFPDVQILQFAFFGPFIGALARSLGGMISDRLGGTRVTLVNFVVMAIFCALLFLTLPAGGEGGNFFAFFGVFMVLFLTAGLGSASTFQMISVIFRKLTMDRVKAQGGSDEQAMREAATDTAAALGFISAIGAIGGFFIPKAFGISLDLTGSPAGAMKVFLVFYIACVVITWLVYGRNTKKNK; from the coding sequence ATGAGTCACTCTTCCGCTCCCGAAAGGGAAACTGGTGCCGTAATTACAGACTGGCGTCCAGAGGATCCGGCGTTCTGGCAACAGCGCGGCCACCGTGTAGCAAGTCGTAATCTGTGGATTTCCGTTCCATGTCTGTTACTGGCGTTTTGCGTCTGGATGTTGTTCAGTGCGGTTGCGGTTAACCTGCCAAAAGTGGGCTTTACCTTTACCACCGATCAGCTGTTTATGTTGACCGCGTTGCCGTCGCTTTCAGGCGCACTGCTGCGCGTCCCTTATGCCTTTATGGTGCCTGTCTTCGGCGGTCGTCGCTGGACGGCTTTCAGTACCGGGATCATGATCGTGCCGTGCGTGTGGCTCGGTTTTGCGGTGCAGGATACCTCCACGCCGTTTAGCGTATTTGTGATTATCTCTCTGCTGTGCGGTTTTGCCGGGGCGAACTTTGCGTCCAGTATGGCAAACATCAGCTTCTTCTTCCCGAAAGCGAAGCAGGGCGGCGCGCTGGGCATTAACGGTGGTCTGGGTAACATGGGCGTGAGCGTGATGCAGCTGATTGCTCCGCTGGCGATCTCAGTCTCTATCTTTGCAGCCTTTGGTGGCGGCGGTGTGACGCAGCCCGACGGCTCTGTGCTGTTCCTGCAAAATGCCTCCTGGATTTGGGTTCCGTTCCTGGTGGTCTTTACGCTGGCGGCGTGGTTCTTCATGAACGACCTGTCCGCGTCCAAAGCGTCCCTGCGCGAGCAACTGCCGGTTCTGAAACGCGGCCACCTGTGGGTGATGGCGCTGCTGTATCTGGCGACCTTCGGCTCGTTCATTGGTTTCTCCGCAGGCTTTGCCATGCTGTCGAAAACCCAGTTCCCGGACGTGCAGATCCTTCAGTTTGCCTTCTTCGGTCCGTTTATTGGTGCGCTGGCACGTTCGCTGGGCGGCATGATCTCCGACCGTCTGGGTGGGACGCGCGTTACGCTGGTGAACTTTGTTGTAATGGCGATCTTCTGTGCGCTGCTGTTCCTGACGTTGCCTGCGGGTGGTGAGGGCGGTAACTTCTTTGCCTTCTTCGGCGTCTTCATGGTGCTGTTCCTGACGGCTGGGCTGGGCAGTGCGTCTACATTCCAGATGATCTCTGTCATCTTCCGCAAGCTGACCATGGACCGCGTGAAAGCGCAGGGCGGGAGCGACGAGCAGGCGATGCGTGAAGCCGCCACCGATACCGCTGCGGCGCTTGGGTTTATCTCTGCGATTGGCGCAATTGGCGGCTTCTTCATTCCAAAAGCGTTCGGTATCTCACTGGATCTGACCGGCTCTCCGGCGGGTGCAATGAAGGTATTCCTCGTCTTCTATATCGCCTGCGTGGTTATCACGTGGCTGGTATATGGCCGTAATACCAAGAAAAATAAGTAA
- a CDS encoding YchO/YchP family invasin, with protein sequence MTTLKAVSSRIRFLLLLPLLTAGAVHGAPKSFVQQAQNPFDNNGDSLPDLGMAQPTSEGEKHLAEMAKAFGEASMTDNGLTAGQQARQFAFGQVRDAVSGEVNEQIESWLSPWGNANVNVLVDDDGNFNGSSGSWFIPWNDNSRYLSWSQLGLTQQTDGLVSNIGAGQRWVAGDWLLGYNTFYDNLLEDNLQRAGLGAEAWGENLRLSANYYQPFAGWQPRSDIREQRMARGYDVTAKAWLPWFHHLNTSVSFEQYFGDNVDLFNSGTGYHNPVAVNLGLNYTPVPLVTLTAAHKQGESGVSQNNLGLKLNYRFGVPLAKQLSAGEVAATRSLRGSRYDSPERDNLPVMEFRQRKTLSVYLATPPWDLKPGETVMLKLQIRSTHGIRQIHWLGDTQALSLTSPTNSNSSDGWSVIMPAWNDAEGAKNEWRLAAVVEDKDGQRVSSNEITLSVVQPLVAMPDDDPRWKLLPDE encoded by the coding sequence TACTCCCCCTTCTTACGGCTGGAGCTGTTCACGGTGCGCCGAAATCCTTCGTGCAGCAGGCGCAAAATCCGTTTGATAACAACGGCGACAGTCTGCCGGATCTGGGTATGGCGCAACCGACCAGCGAAGGTGAAAAGCACCTGGCCGAAATGGCAAAAGCCTTCGGGGAAGCCAGTATGACCGATAACGGCCTGACGGCCGGGCAGCAGGCGCGACAGTTCGCGTTTGGTCAGGTGCGGGATGCCGTCAGCGGGGAGGTTAACGAGCAGATCGAATCCTGGCTTTCACCCTGGGGGAACGCCAACGTCAATGTATTGGTGGATGACGACGGTAACTTCAACGGCAGCAGCGGAAGCTGGTTTATCCCCTGGAACGATAACAGCCGTTATCTGAGCTGGAGCCAGCTTGGCCTGACGCAGCAGACAGACGGGCTGGTGAGCAACATCGGGGCAGGCCAGCGCTGGGTTGCCGGTGACTGGCTGTTGGGCTACAACACTTTTTACGACAATTTGCTTGAAGACAACCTGCAACGTGCCGGATTGGGGGCTGAGGCGTGGGGGGAAAACCTGCGTCTGTCGGCCAATTACTACCAGCCGTTCGCTGGCTGGCAGCCGCGTTCCGACATCCGTGAGCAGCGCATGGCGCGCGGATACGACGTGACGGCCAAAGCCTGGCTTCCCTGGTTTCATCATCTGAACACCAGCGTCAGCTTTGAACAGTATTTTGGCGATAACGTCGATCTGTTTAACAGCGGTACGGGGTACCACAACCCGGTGGCGGTCAACCTGGGGCTGAACTATACCCCCGTTCCGCTGGTCACCCTGACGGCTGCCCATAAGCAGGGGGAGAGCGGCGTTAGCCAGAATAACCTCGGGCTGAAACTCAACTATCGCTTTGGCGTGCCGCTGGCGAAACAGCTTTCCGCCGGTGAAGTGGCAGCGACGCGCTCGCTGCGGGGCAGCCGCTATGATTCACCCGAGCGCGATAATCTCCCGGTCATGGAATTTCGTCAGCGTAAGACCCTTTCTGTATATCTGGCTACGCCGCCGTGGGATCTTAAACCGGGCGAAACTGTCATGCTGAAGCTGCAAATTCGCAGCACGCACGGTATCCGTCAGATCCACTGGCTGGGTGATACCCAGGCCCTGAGCCTGACTTCTCCGACAAACAGCAATAGCAGCGATGGCTGGAGCGTAATCATGCCCGCCTGGAACGATGCGGAAGGGGCAAAAAACGAATGGCGGCTCGCGGCCGTGGTGGAAGATAAGGATGGGCAGCGTGTCTCTTCCAATGAGATCACGCTTTCCGTGGTGCAACCGCTCGTCGCAATGCCTGACGACGATCCACGGTGGAAGTTGCTGCCGGATGAGTAA